In the genome of Delphinus delphis chromosome 15, mDelDel1.2, whole genome shotgun sequence, one region contains:
- the METTL22 gene encoding methyltransferase-like protein 22 isoform X2, which yields MVDGEPRPWLPSPAPAMDEITFKSDTVLSDVHLHTPNQRHLMVRLSGVGQPVFLSQFKLLWNQAPQTDSGAEGGNHRAHHAEATPPARSGCSSEGVSLQAGADATSQEGVAAQLDEDGDLDVVRRPRAASPSKPSGPPRDKVHPMILTQEEDDVLGDEARESGPYDVIKIEHTMATPLEDVGKQVWRGALFLADYILSQRDLFQGRTVLELGAGTGLASILAATVAQTVYCTDVGADLLAMCQRNIALNSHLTAAGGGVIKVKELDWLKDDLCTDPEVPFSWSEEDISDLYGHTTILLAAEVFYDDDLTDALFKTLSRLAHRLKNASTAILSVEKRLNFTLRHLEVTCEAYDHFRSCLRRLEGLTGGRLRFAVEPVDVSFPQLLVYERIQQLELWKVFVEPVTEPIVSADTAS from the exons ATGGTTGATGGGGAGCCCAGGCCATGGTTGCCGTCTCCCGCCCCGGCCATGGACGAGATCACCTTCAAAAGCGACACCGTGCTGTCAGACGTCCACCTCCACACCCCAAACCAGAGACACCTCATGGTGCGGCTGAGTGGCGTGGGGCAGCCCG TCTTCCTGTCCCAGTTCAAGCTTCTGTGGAACCAAGCCCCTCAGACAGACTCGGGGGCTGAGGGTGGCAATCACAGAGCCCATCACGCAGAGGCGACTCCTCCCGCCAGAAGCGGCTGCAGCAGTGAGGGAGTCTCCCTCCAGGCTGGGGCTGACGCCACCAGCCAGGAGGGGGTGGCAGCTCAGCTGGACGAGGATGGGGATTTGGACGTTGTGAGAAGACCACGGGCTGCCTCTCCCTCCAAGCCCTCGGGGCCTCCGAGAGACAAGGTACATCCCATGATTCTAACGCAGGAGGAAGATGACGTCCTGGGAGACGAAGCACGAGAGAGTGGCCCCTACGATGTCATCAAAATAG AGCACACCATGGCCACCCCCCTGGAGGATGTTGGCAAGCAG gtGTGGCGGGGCGCCCTGTTCCTGGCGGACTACATCCTGTCCCAGCGGGACCTCTTCCAGGGTCGCACGGTGCTGGAGCTCGGAGCGGGCACCGGGCTGGCCAGCATCCTCGCGGCCACCGTGGCGCAGACCGTCTACTGTACAG ATGTCGGTGCAGATCTCTTGGCCATGTGCCAGCGAAACATTGCCCTTAACAGCCACCTGACTGCCGCTGGAG GCGGTGTGATTAAGGTCAAGGAACTGGACTGGCTGAAAGACGATCTCTGCACAG ATCCCGAGGTCCCCTTCAGCTGGTCGGAGGAGGACATCTCCGACCTGTACGGCCACACCACCATCCTGCTCGCGGCCGAAG TGTTTTACGACGATGACCTAACTGATGCTCTGTTTAAAACACTGTCCCGACTGGCTCACAGGTTGAAGAACGCCTCCACCGCCATCCTCTCTGTGGAAAAGAG GCTGAACTTCACGCTGCGGCACCTGGAGGTCACGTGCGAGGCCTACGACCACTTCCGCTCATGCCTGCGGCGACTGGAGGGGCTGACCGGTGGGCGCCTGCGCTTCGCGGTGGAGCCGGTGGACGTTTCCTTCCCGCAGCTCTTGGTCTACGAGCGCATCCAGCAGCTG GAGCTCTGGAAGGTCTTTGTGGAACCAGTAACAGAACCCATCGTGTCTGCAGACACAGCTTCTTGA
- the METTL22 gene encoding methyltransferase-like protein 22 isoform X3 — protein sequence MVDGEPRPWLPSPAPAMDEITFKSDTVLSDVHLHTPNQRHLMVRLSGVGQPVFLSQFKLLWNQAPQTDSGAEGGNHRAHHAEATPPARSGCSSEGVSLQAGADATSQEGVAAQLDEDGDLDVVRRPRAASPSKPSGPPRDKVWRGALFLADYILSQRDLFQGRTVLELGAGTGLASILAATVAQTVYCTDVGADLLAMCQRNIALNSHLTAAGGGVIKVKELDWLKDDLCTDPEVPFSWSEEDISDLYGHTTILLAAEVFYDDDLTDALFKTLSRLAHRLKNASTAILSVEKRLNFTLRHLEVTCEAYDHFRSCLRRLEGLTGGRLRFAVEPVDVSFPQLLVYERIQQLELWKVFVEPVTEPIVSADTAS from the exons ATGGTTGATGGGGAGCCCAGGCCATGGTTGCCGTCTCCCGCCCCGGCCATGGACGAGATCACCTTCAAAAGCGACACCGTGCTGTCAGACGTCCACCTCCACACCCCAAACCAGAGACACCTCATGGTGCGGCTGAGTGGCGTGGGGCAGCCCG TCTTCCTGTCCCAGTTCAAGCTTCTGTGGAACCAAGCCCCTCAGACAGACTCGGGGGCTGAGGGTGGCAATCACAGAGCCCATCACGCAGAGGCGACTCCTCCCGCCAGAAGCGGCTGCAGCAGTGAGGGAGTCTCCCTCCAGGCTGGGGCTGACGCCACCAGCCAGGAGGGGGTGGCAGCTCAGCTGGACGAGGATGGGGATTTGGACGTTGTGAGAAGACCACGGGCTGCCTCTCCCTCCAAGCCCTCGGGGCCTCCGAGAGACAAG gtGTGGCGGGGCGCCCTGTTCCTGGCGGACTACATCCTGTCCCAGCGGGACCTCTTCCAGGGTCGCACGGTGCTGGAGCTCGGAGCGGGCACCGGGCTGGCCAGCATCCTCGCGGCCACCGTGGCGCAGACCGTCTACTGTACAG ATGTCGGTGCAGATCTCTTGGCCATGTGCCAGCGAAACATTGCCCTTAACAGCCACCTGACTGCCGCTGGAG GCGGTGTGATTAAGGTCAAGGAACTGGACTGGCTGAAAGACGATCTCTGCACAG ATCCCGAGGTCCCCTTCAGCTGGTCGGAGGAGGACATCTCCGACCTGTACGGCCACACCACCATCCTGCTCGCGGCCGAAG TGTTTTACGACGATGACCTAACTGATGCTCTGTTTAAAACACTGTCCCGACTGGCTCACAGGTTGAAGAACGCCTCCACCGCCATCCTCTCTGTGGAAAAGAG GCTGAACTTCACGCTGCGGCACCTGGAGGTCACGTGCGAGGCCTACGACCACTTCCGCTCATGCCTGCGGCGACTGGAGGGGCTGACCGGTGGGCGCCTGCGCTTCGCGGTGGAGCCGGTGGACGTTTCCTTCCCGCAGCTCTTGGTCTACGAGCGCATCCAGCAGCTG GAGCTCTGGAAGGTCTTTGTGGAACCAGTAACAGAACCCATCGTGTCTGCAGACACAGCTTCTTGA
- the METTL22 gene encoding methyltransferase-like protein 22 isoform X1, whose product MVDGEPRPWLPSPAPAMDEITFKSDTVLSDVHLHTPNQRHLMVRLSGVGQPVFLSQFKLLWNQAPQTDSGAEGGNHRAHHAEATPPARSGCSSEGVSLQAGADATSQEGVAAQLDEDGDLDVVRRPRAASPSKPSGPPRDKVHPMILTQEEDDVLGDEARESGPYDVIKIEHTMATPLEDVGKQVWRGALFLADYILSQRDLFQGRTVLELGAGTGLASILAATVAQTVYCTDVGADLLAMCQRNIALNSHLTAAGGGVIKVKELDWLKDDLCTDPEVPFSWSEEDISDLYGHTTILLAAEVFYDDDLTDALFKTLSRLAHRLKNASTAILSVEKRLNFTLRHLEVTCEAYDHFRSCLRRLEGLTGGRLRFAVEPVDVSFPQLLVYERIQQLVGVPARPRAACSGVRLSAGGGHEPASRSSPARALPADPDAGLSPGPGGPAWPTVTWP is encoded by the exons ATGGTTGATGGGGAGCCCAGGCCATGGTTGCCGTCTCCCGCCCCGGCCATGGACGAGATCACCTTCAAAAGCGACACCGTGCTGTCAGACGTCCACCTCCACACCCCAAACCAGAGACACCTCATGGTGCGGCTGAGTGGCGTGGGGCAGCCCG TCTTCCTGTCCCAGTTCAAGCTTCTGTGGAACCAAGCCCCTCAGACAGACTCGGGGGCTGAGGGTGGCAATCACAGAGCCCATCACGCAGAGGCGACTCCTCCCGCCAGAAGCGGCTGCAGCAGTGAGGGAGTCTCCCTCCAGGCTGGGGCTGACGCCACCAGCCAGGAGGGGGTGGCAGCTCAGCTGGACGAGGATGGGGATTTGGACGTTGTGAGAAGACCACGGGCTGCCTCTCCCTCCAAGCCCTCGGGGCCTCCGAGAGACAAGGTACATCCCATGATTCTAACGCAGGAGGAAGATGACGTCCTGGGAGACGAAGCACGAGAGAGTGGCCCCTACGATGTCATCAAAATAG AGCACACCATGGCCACCCCCCTGGAGGATGTTGGCAAGCAG gtGTGGCGGGGCGCCCTGTTCCTGGCGGACTACATCCTGTCCCAGCGGGACCTCTTCCAGGGTCGCACGGTGCTGGAGCTCGGAGCGGGCACCGGGCTGGCCAGCATCCTCGCGGCCACCGTGGCGCAGACCGTCTACTGTACAG ATGTCGGTGCAGATCTCTTGGCCATGTGCCAGCGAAACATTGCCCTTAACAGCCACCTGACTGCCGCTGGAG GCGGTGTGATTAAGGTCAAGGAACTGGACTGGCTGAAAGACGATCTCTGCACAG ATCCCGAGGTCCCCTTCAGCTGGTCGGAGGAGGACATCTCCGACCTGTACGGCCACACCACCATCCTGCTCGCGGCCGAAG TGTTTTACGACGATGACCTAACTGATGCTCTGTTTAAAACACTGTCCCGACTGGCTCACAGGTTGAAGAACGCCTCCACCGCCATCCTCTCTGTGGAAAAGAG GCTGAACTTCACGCTGCGGCACCTGGAGGTCACGTGCGAGGCCTACGACCACTTCCGCTCATGCCTGCGGCGACTGGAGGGGCTGACCGGTGGGCGCCTGCGCTTCGCGGTGGAGCCGGTGGACGTTTCCTTCCCGCAGCTCTTGGTCTACGAGCGCATCCAGCAGCTGGTAGGTGTGCCCGCCCGCCCGAGGGCAGCTTGCTCTGGCGTGAGGCTGTCGGCTGGAGGAGGTCATGAGCCAGCCTCCAGGTCCAGCCCGGCCCGCGCTCTCCCCGCTGACCCCGACGCTGGGCTCTCTCCAGGTCCAGGAGGGCCTGCCTGGCCAACAGTCACTTGGCCTTAG